One Candidatus Limnocylindrales bacterium genomic window, ACCAGCAGGATAAAGATAGCTCCCTGGATTACGGCCCACCTTTCGGTAAGGGTGCTGAGAAGATCGTTGATGTAAATCAGAAAACAGGCTCCCAGGATAGGACCGACGAACGTTCCTCCTCCTCCAATAAAGGTCATCATCAGGACCTCGGCAGATTTATCTAAGTTAATAAACGAAGTAGACACAAATTCCTGAAAGGATGAAGCTAAAGCTCCTGCAATTCCGGCGAAAAACGTCGAGATAACATAAATGATCAACCTGGAAAGGTAGGTATTATAACCGATAAACCCGGCACGTTCTTCATTCTCTCGCATACAGAGGTTTAGACGGCCTAGAGGGGTCTTGGTGAAGTACCAGCACCCGAAGATAGAGAGGAGTACCGTAATCAGAACAAAGTAGTACCAGTGGACCGTGCTGAACATTTCCACCTCTCCAATTCCCGGGATATACATATCGGGTCGACTGGCCGTCAAACCATCTTCTCCGCCGGTGACCGATCGCCATTTTTCGGCTACAGCGTAGATAAACTGATTAAAAGCCAGGGTCAGAAGGCCAAAGGAAACCCCTCCGAGTCGAACTACGAAAATCCCGAACACGAGTCCCAGAAGCCCTCCAAGCATACCACCGGATAAAATACCTCCTATAAGGGGCATCTTAACGTGTTTAAAGAGAAAAAGTGTGGCGTAGGCCCCCATCCCGAAATAAGCCGCGTGGCCGAATGAAAGTAACCCGGCCTGCCCAAACAGAATATTGTAGCTTACGGCAAACAGGGCATAGATGGCCATTCTGATAATCAGATTGAGTTTATATTCTGAAATGAGAGTCGGCATGAAAACAAGAATAACCAGAACGATCAAAACACTGAGTTGGTAGAGGATTTTTCTGTTCATTATCCTTTCTCTCCCAATAATCCTTCGGGTTTGATGATCAAAATCACGGCCATCAACAAGAATTCAAAGACAATGGCCAGTTCTGGAATGAATAAAACTCCCAAGGATTGAAGCTCTCCGACCAAAAACGAGGCCAGTAGGGCACCTTGAATGGAGCCGAGACCTCCTGCAACGATAACGACAAACAGATCTACAATAATGGTGGCAGCCATACCTGGGTGGGTGATCAGGTAAGGACCTCCGATAACTCCGGCCAAACCGGCCAGGGCTGCACCGACACCGAAAAGAACTGTAAAGACTAGGGGAACATTGATCCCCAGGGCATTAACCATATCCCTGTTAGATACGGCAGCCAGAACGATAATTCCTGCTCGGGTTTTAAAGAGAATCATAAACAGGATGGCAAAAACGACCAGCGAGGTTGCCAGAATAAAGAGACGGTAAGTCGGGTAGGAGATACCCAGAAAATGGACGGAGCCGGATAAGATGGCCGGAATTTCTACAAACAACGGCTCATTTCCCCAGATCCACTTAACCAGTTCTTCAATGATAAAAGCAACTCCGAAGGTAAGCAGCAATTGATGGGCATGGCCGTAGGTATGGATTTTTCTAAGCAGGAACCTTTCGATTAAGATTCCAATACCCCCTACCAGGATCGGAGCCAGGAGTAGACTGAGCCAGAAATTTCCGGTTGCTTGAAGGATTGTAAACGAAAAATAGGCTCCCAACATGTAGAGAGTTCCATGGGCAAAATTAAGTACGCCCATCATTCCAAAGATTAAGGTGAGTCCGGAGGCAACCAGAAATAAAAGCATTCCATAGACCAGGCCATGGAGTAGTTGAACCGGTAAGGCAGAAAGTATTTCCATAGGGTTATTCCCCAAGATAAGCGGCGACCACGCCTGGATCGTGGACCACTTCTTTGGGAGTTCCTTCAGCTATCTTTTCTCCATGGTGGAGAACCACCACCCGATCTGAAAGTTCCATAATAGCCTTCATGATATGTTCGATCAGGCAAATGGTAATTCCTCTCTCCCGGATTTGTCGGATCAGGAACATGGTGGAAGAGATTTCCGATGGTGTAAGACCGGCCATGACTTCATCCAGTAACAGAAGTTGTGGATGAGTACCTAAGGCCCTGGCAATTTCCAGACGTTTTCGTTCCATTATGGTTAGATTCCTGGCTAAAGTATGGGCTTTGTGGGAAAGCCCAAGAAAGTCCAGAAGTTCTAAGGCTTCCTGTTCCGCATCCTTTTTTCTTCCCCCTCCTGTTTTTTCCTCTTTTCCTTCTGCTCCATACCGGGTGGACCGCTTAGCCTGTCCAAAGTAGATCCCAACCAAAACATTTTGAAGAGCCGTCAGCGAAGGAAAAGGTCTAACCAGTTGATAGGTTCGGCTAATTCCCAGGTGGCAAATCTGATGGGGTTTGAGTCCGGATATAGGGATTTCCCTAAACAGGATTGTTCCCGAGCTCGGAGTGTAGACGCCGGTAATTACATTAAAGAGCGTGGTCTTTCCGGCTCCATTGGGGCCGATCAAGCCTAAAATCTCTCCAGGCTTAATGAAGAAATCGACTTTATTTAAAGCGACCAGTCCTCCAAACCGTTTGGTAATCTGGTGGCCTTCCAATAAGTACACTTCTTTAACGCAAAGGGCAGGAAGCTCCCCCTAAAGGGTAAGGGACAAGAAGCCAGGAGTAAAAAGCAAGGAATTTACTTTCTGGGCCTTGCTTCCTGCTTCTTGCTTCTTGTTTCCTGTTTCTGTTATTTTCCTTGAAATTGCGCTTTTCGTTTCTCCACAAAGGCCGTAATGCCCTCTTTGAAATCCATTGTTTTTCCGGCCATGGCAATAAATTGAGCTTCATTTTCCATCTGAGTTTCTAAAGAAGCATGCTCACTGAGGTAGAGAAGGCGCTTGGTGTGTCCTAAAGCCCAGGTAGGGCCTTGAGCCAGTTGTCCGGCCAGAGTCTCCACGGCGGCTTTAAAGTCTGATTCAGAGACCACCTGATTGATAAGTCCCCACTCGAGGGCTTCTTTGGCCGTT contains:
- a CDS encoding branched-chain amino acid ABC transporter permease, with the protein product MNRKILYQLSVLIVLVILVFMPTLISEYKLNLIIRMAIYALFAVSYNILFGQAGLLSFGHAAYFGMGAYATLFLFKHVKMPLIGGILSGGMLGGLLGLVFGIFVVRLGGVSFGLLTLAFNQFIYAVAEKWRSVTGGEDGLTASRPDMYIPGIGEVEMFSTVHWYYFVLITVLLSIFGCWYFTKTPLGRLNLCMRENEERAGFIGYNTYLSRLIIYVISTFFAGIAGALASSFQEFVSTSFINLDKSAEVLMMTFIGGGGTFVGPILGACFLIYINDLLSTLTERWAVIQGAIFILLVLYAPRGLSGLAESLTKILDKTGEVQRA
- a CDS encoding branched-chain amino acid ABC transporter permease, whose product is MEILSALPVQLLHGLVYGMLLFLVASGLTLIFGMMGVLNFAHGTLYMLGAYFSFTILQATGNFWLSLLLAPILVGGIGILIERFLLRKIHTYGHAHQLLLTFGVAFIIEELVKWIWGNEPLFVEIPAILSGSVHFLGISYPTYRLFILATSLVVFAILFMILFKTRAGIIVLAAVSNRDMVNALGINVPLVFTVLFGVGAALAGLAGVIGGPYLITHPGMAATIIVDLFVVIVAGGLGSIQGALLASFLVGELQSLGVLFIPELAIVFEFLLMAVILIIKPEGLLGEKG
- a CDS encoding ABC transporter ATP-binding protein; the protein is MEGHQITKRFGGLVALNKVDFFIKPGEILGLIGPNGAGKTTLFNVITGVYTPSSGTILFREIPISGLKPHQICHLGISRTYQLVRPFPSLTALQNVLVGIYFGQAKRSTRYGAEGKEEKTGGGRKKDAEQEALELLDFLGLSHKAHTLARNLTIMERKRLEIARALGTHPQLLLLDEVMAGLTPSEISSTMFLIRQIRERGITICLIEHIMKAIMELSDRVVVLHHGEKIAEGTPKEVVHDPGVVAAYLGE